ACCTCCCGCACTTGAAGCAATAACAGGGGCCCCTGCTGCCATCGCTTCCACATTAACCAATCCAAAAGCTTCTCTGGGTGAAGAAGGTACAACCACAATATCTGCGAGCGCATACCAGTCTGCAATACCGGGATAGGGTACAAACGGGAGGAATGTTACCCAAGACTGATATGATTTCGCAGCATTTTTCAACTTCCGGATATAAGATGTTTCTCTATCCGATCCATAAGAGGCACTGCCAATGATCAGTAATAGTACCTCAGGGTGCTTGTTAATGATCTGTGGTAGAGCTTCAATCAGATGATGAACCCCCTTATCTGGAATTAGACGGCCGGCAAACAGAATAATACGCCGCCCTTTCCATCCATAGTGAGCAAGTTTTGCCTCTCTGAGTGCCTTTGCAACCGGACTGAACGGAGGGGGAAATTGCTCCAGGTTAACCCCGAGATGATTAATCGTTATTTTATCTTCTAGCCAAGGATGATATGAGACAATATCCTCCAACAGAAAACGACTGTTAACTACGATTCCGTCCATCATGCTGGCTATTTTACCAAAGCTTTGTCTGTTCATATATGGAGGGCTGATAAACGTATTCGAATGCAAAGTTAGCACAACCTTAACACCTGGAAGTTGCATTTTGAGCCGCTGTGCCAAGAACGGTCTGTTGTGAATTTCAGCGACTTCCGGTTTCCACTGGTAAAGTCTGCGCAGCAAGGATCGATAATAAGATGCCCCGGATGGCAATCGATAACATGGAACCCCATTAATTGTTCCTTTTGGCGGGAGGCCTTTCCCCAAAACTCCATATATCCTAATCTCCATTGCCTCTTGAACCAAGGGTACCGTCTGTTCCACGACCCGTTCAACGGAGCTGCTCCTTCCCGACGGAATAACAAAAGACCCCGGTGTCACTACCGCAACCTTCCGCAAGCTCATAACTCCACATCCTTCTCACATCATACTTCAGCATATACCGGAGGAGGGTCTATTGGTGACAAATAGGAAGTGTTCGAACAGAATAGGCGGTAACCTCCCGACACCCGTCCATCCGGGACAGGTTACAAGCCGCATAGAATGACAGAGAATAAGCTATTGTCAAAAAAGTTGTGACAAGGAGGATGACCATGCAGCCGCAATATGTCGGCATCCTGCTCAATGACAGCACGTATCGCGGTATTCCGAACGGGAAGACCGGTACAGAATCTATGGAGAATTATCAAGAAGCGGCCGAGATGTACGGACTGATTCCTTGTTTCTTCAGAATACAGGACCTATCTTTGGAAACCTGCACAGCTGCTGGTTACATCCGGACAACGTCCGGCTATTCGCTAACCGAGCTCCCAATCCCGCGTGTAATACACAACCGAGCCATTTATCGTGATAAACAGGCTCACCAATTGATCGACCGGCTCCTCTCGTGGGGAATTTTCATCTACAATTCCAGTACCCGGTATGGTAAGGACACCGTTCATCTTATGCTGGAAGAAGATCCAGTGATCCGCCCTGCTCTTCCGCAAACGGTTCGTGCTAATGCTGCGTCGATTCGTTCTATGCTTGAGCAGCACGGAGATCTTATCCTGAAACCGTGCCGCGGGAGCGTTGGACTCGGTATCATGCGGCTGCGTAGGGACAAATTTCATGACCATTTTACGTACTCCCGCTCTTCCCCTTCGGCTAAGGGTTGGAGAACGGTGCGTTTATCCAGAGGAAATCTGCCGCTACTACTGCGGAAAAGAATACGTGCTCTCCCTTTTCTAGCCCAGCAGCGAATTCCACTGGCTGAGTATGCGGGCAGGCCTTATGATATTCGTGTCACAGTACAACGGGGACTACGCGGAGTCTGGGAAGTAAGTGGAATGTTCGCCAAGACGTCACCGCCTCGCACCTTCGTCTCGAATATCGCTCAGGGAGGATCAGCTTATCCTGTGCGTGAAATTTTCTGTCGTTCTTTGCCGGGTATGCCGCCGGACCTACTAATTGAACGTACGGCACATTTTGCGATCCAAACCGCCCGTTCCCTCTC
Above is a window of Paenibacillus uliginis N3/975 DNA encoding:
- a CDS encoding glycosyltransferase family 4 protein, translating into MSLRKVAVVTPGSFVIPSGRSSSVERVVEQTVPLVQEAMEIRIYGVLGKGLPPKGTINGVPCYRLPSGASYYRSLLRRLYQWKPEVAEIHNRPFLAQRLKMQLPGVKVVLTLHSNTFISPPYMNRQSFGKIASMMDGIVVNSRFLLEDIVSYHPWLEDKITINHLGVNLEQFPPPFSPVAKALREAKLAHYGWKGRRIILFAGRLIPDKGVHHLIEALPQIINKHPEVLLLIIGSASYGSDRETSYIRKLKNAAKSYQSWVTFLPFVPYPGIADWYALADIVVVPSSPREAFGLVNVEAMAAGAPVIASSAGGIPEIVENGVNGFLIPSDYLTTGLTERINGLLEDEFLRTKIGMAGRESVRQRFRWDHTAERWVRLMQNI
- a CDS encoding YheC/YheD family protein yields the protein MQPQYVGILLNDSTYRGIPNGKTGTESMENYQEAAEMYGLIPCFFRIQDLSLETCTAAGYIRTTSGYSLTELPIPRVIHNRAIYRDKQAHQLIDRLLSWGIFIYNSSTRYGKDTVHLMLEEDPVIRPALPQTVRANAASIRSMLEQHGDLILKPCRGSVGLGIMRLRRDKFHDHFTYSRSSPSAKGWRTVRLSRGNLPLLLRKRIRALPFLAQQRIPLAEYAGRPYDIRVTVQRGLRGVWEVSGMFAKTSPPRTFVSNIAQGGSAYPVREIFCRSLPGMPPDLLIERTAHFAIQTARSLSKHMPYAADFGMDVAVTSEGLLYFIEANGRDQRYGFREAGMEEVWKETYRKPMGFARYLLDSGIWPAY